In Stenotrophomonas sp. 169, one DNA window encodes the following:
- the amt gene encoding ammonium transporter, which translates to MKIRLFAGWQARFHMVCLMMLLSALAVGAFPGTAHAQAQVTPVPTEEVAVEPLPVDAPAAPVAEATVAAPAYDHGDVAWMLTSTLLVLLMVVPGLALFYGGLVRSKNVLSVLSQILVVFSLVIILWVAYGYSAVFSEGNQFFGSFTQFAFLKGFTPDSVGNTPIAGLPDYLFVAFQSTFAGITTALIVGAFAERIKFKAVILFSALWFTLSYIPMAHIVWGGGYLGELGAIDFAGGTVVHINAGVAGLVGAYFVGKRIGYGQTALKPHNVVFTYIGAMLLWVGWFGFNAGSAAAADTVASLAFLNTILATAAAVVGWTLVEAITKGKPSALGAASGAVAGLVGITPACGTVGPMGALVIGVVSGALCVWGVTGLKRLLKVDDTADVFGVHGIGGIVGALLTGVFSAQSLGGTKADLDIGHQVWVQFVSVAFTIVWCAVVTTLILLVVKAVVGLRVTEEAERTGLDVTSHGESAYEV; encoded by the coding sequence ATGAAGATTCGACTGTTCGCCGGGTGGCAAGCCCGGTTCCATATGGTGTGCCTGATGATGCTGCTCAGCGCACTGGCCGTCGGTGCCTTCCCGGGCACGGCGCATGCCCAGGCACAGGTCACGCCCGTGCCGACGGAAGAGGTGGCCGTCGAGCCGCTCCCCGTTGACGCACCTGCCGCACCGGTCGCCGAGGCCACCGTGGCTGCACCGGCCTACGACCATGGCGACGTGGCCTGGATGCTGACCTCCACGCTCCTGGTGCTGCTGATGGTCGTGCCCGGCCTGGCCCTGTTCTATGGCGGCTTGGTGCGCTCGAAGAACGTGCTGTCCGTGCTCAGCCAGATCCTGGTCGTGTTCTCGCTGGTGATCATCCTGTGGGTGGCCTACGGCTACAGCGCGGTGTTCAGTGAGGGCAATCAGTTCTTCGGCTCGTTCACCCAGTTCGCCTTCCTCAAAGGGTTCACCCCGGACTCGGTGGGCAACACGCCGATCGCCGGCCTGCCCGACTATCTGTTCGTCGCCTTCCAGTCGACTTTCGCCGGCATCACCACCGCACTGATCGTCGGCGCATTCGCCGAACGCATCAAGTTCAAGGCGGTGATCCTGTTCTCGGCCCTGTGGTTCACCCTGAGCTACATCCCGATGGCGCACATCGTGTGGGGCGGTGGCTATCTGGGTGAACTGGGTGCGATCGACTTTGCCGGTGGCACCGTCGTGCACATCAACGCAGGCGTGGCCGGCCTGGTCGGCGCGTACTTCGTCGGCAAGCGCATCGGCTACGGCCAGACCGCATTGAAGCCGCACAACGTGGTGTTCACCTACATCGGCGCGATGCTGCTGTGGGTCGGCTGGTTCGGCTTCAACGCCGGTTCTGCCGCCGCTGCCGATACGGTCGCATCGCTGGCCTTCCTCAATACCATCCTGGCCACCGCCGCGGCGGTAGTGGGCTGGACGCTGGTGGAAGCGATCACCAAGGGCAAGCCGTCCGCACTGGGCGCCGCATCGGGCGCAGTGGCCGGCCTGGTCGGCATCACCCCCGCCTGCGGCACCGTGGGCCCAATGGGCGCATTGGTCATCGGCGTGGTGTCCGGCGCGCTCTGCGTGTGGGGCGTCACGGGGCTGAAGCGCTTGCTGAAGGTGGATGACACCGCCGATGTGTTCGGCGTGCATGGCATCGGCGGCATCGTCGGTGCGCTGCTGACCGGTGTGTTCAGCGCGCAGTCGCTGGGCGGCACCAAGGCCGACCTGGATATCGGGCATCAGGTCTGGGTGCAGTTCGTCAGCGTGGCATTCACCATCGTCTGGTGCGCCGTGGTGACGACGCTGATCCTGCTGGTGGTGAAGGCGGTCGTCGGCCTGCGCGTGACCGAGGAAGCCGAACGTACCGGTCTGGATGTCACCTCGCACGGTGAATCCGCCTACGAAGTCTGA
- a CDS encoding tetratricopeptide repeat protein, translating to MQDQILQALRRQDADQAVQLASAWAVAEPREAQAHRWHALALQQQGNLQAAAASMQTGLDLAPDDADLHLQNAGLLLAMHQFDDAQAALSRSSGANPNELSAYLMQAHLALARNDVNAADQQVRLAARVDEDSPDVAALRGMVALRRGALDEALAQLTTASRALPDDPRILYALGFAYMGKDMLAFAEQAFRRVLALNPALTALHGLLVQLALRQENPAAAAEIVDQALAQPGQDSIPMRRFAAQLALQSGQPLQALEHLRPRLAENAGDPKLLQLLLGAWQRLGRDEEARTELDAVLVDNDQLHNLWLARLSVEAVGSEGAVAVGDRWLAAMPAHVQAMETRMRLHDMRGEHDAAEAMAERIVALEPGRISGETRLVDGLVQRDPDAAAARVQALVDKAEGHRRLDLRTWLGEVHDRAGRPQEALRVWLDLHAELLSQRLPLPPQAKSPSSWPALGEVAADIASRPMFMWGAPGAGAERVMSALTAATPLVRIDRFGPTPPGDPFQNYNTLQELASGALEPDALVARWRELLPARGLANDTVIDWLPFWDIALLWAMRPALPQGRLLVVLRDPRDMLLDWIAYGSAAQIGLPSLAEAAEWLARSLTQVALLNEQDLYPHVLVRIDEVQNDPRAMAALLSGVFGAELPTAQHIGPPRLPSGHWRAYREAMSSAIELLTPVAVRLGYPEA from the coding sequence ATGCAAGATCAGATCCTCCAAGCCCTGCGTCGCCAGGACGCCGACCAGGCCGTGCAGCTGGCCAGTGCATGGGCCGTTGCCGAGCCACGCGAGGCGCAGGCCCATCGCTGGCACGCTCTGGCGCTGCAGCAGCAGGGCAACCTGCAGGCCGCCGCTGCCAGCATGCAGACGGGTTTGGACCTGGCGCCGGATGATGCCGACCTGCACCTGCAGAATGCCGGCCTGCTGTTGGCGATGCACCAGTTCGACGACGCGCAGGCCGCGCTGTCACGCAGCAGCGGTGCCAATCCCAACGAGTTGTCCGCGTATCTGATGCAGGCGCATCTCGCGTTGGCGCGCAACGATGTAAACGCGGCGGACCAGCAGGTTCGGCTGGCCGCACGCGTGGACGAAGACAGCCCGGACGTGGCTGCCCTGCGCGGCATGGTCGCGCTGCGCCGTGGTGCCCTTGACGAGGCGCTGGCCCAGCTGACCACCGCCAGCCGAGCGTTGCCTGACGATCCACGCATCCTGTACGCGCTGGGTTTCGCTTACATGGGCAAGGACATGCTGGCCTTCGCCGAGCAGGCCTTCCGTCGGGTGCTGGCGCTCAATCCCGCATTGACCGCATTGCACGGTCTGCTGGTGCAACTGGCACTGCGACAGGAGAATCCTGCGGCGGCGGCGGAGATCGTCGACCAGGCGCTCGCGCAGCCTGGCCAGGACAGCATCCCCATGCGCCGGTTCGCCGCACAGCTGGCGCTGCAGTCTGGTCAACCCCTGCAGGCACTCGAGCACCTGCGTCCGCGTCTGGCCGAAAACGCGGGTGACCCCAAGCTGCTGCAGCTGCTGCTGGGTGCCTGGCAGCGCCTGGGCCGCGATGAGGAAGCACGCACCGAGCTGGACGCCGTGCTGGTCGACAACGATCAGCTGCACAACCTGTGGTTGGCGCGCCTGTCGGTGGAAGCGGTCGGCAGCGAAGGTGCCGTTGCGGTAGGTGATCGCTGGCTTGCTGCCATGCCTGCGCACGTGCAGGCGATGGAGACGCGGATGCGCCTGCATGACATGCGCGGTGAGCACGACGCCGCCGAAGCGATGGCCGAGCGCATCGTCGCGCTGGAACCGGGCCGCATCAGCGGCGAGACCCGCTTGGTGGATGGTTTGGTGCAGCGGGACCCCGACGCCGCGGCCGCACGCGTACAGGCGCTCGTCGATAAAGCCGAAGGCCACCGGCGCCTGGACCTGCGTACCTGGCTGGGCGAAGTGCATGACCGTGCCGGTCGTCCGCAGGAGGCATTGCGGGTGTGGCTGGACCTGCACGCGGAGCTGCTGAGCCAACGCCTGCCCTTGCCGCCGCAGGCCAAGTCGCCGTCCAGCTGGCCCGCACTGGGTGAGGTGGCGGCGGACATCGCGTCGCGCCCGATGTTCATGTGGGGCGCGCCCGGCGCCGGCGCGGAGCGTGTCATGAGCGCGCTGACTGCCGCCACGCCCCTGGTGCGCATCGATCGATTCGGACCGACCCCGCCGGGCGACCCCTTCCAGAACTACAACACCCTGCAGGAACTGGCGAGCGGTGCACTGGAGCCGGATGCACTGGTGGCGCGCTGGCGCGAGCTGCTGCCCGCCCGCGGTCTGGCCAACGACACCGTGATCGACTGGCTGCCGTTCTGGGACATCGCGCTGTTGTGGGCGATGCGCCCGGCGCTGCCGCAGGGGCGGCTGTTGGTCGTGCTGCGTGATCCGCGCGACATGCTGCTGGACTGGATTGCGTACGGTTCGGCCGCGCAGATCGGCCTGCCCAGCCTAGCCGAGGCGGCCGAGTGGCTTGCCCGCTCGCTGACCCAGGTCGCACTGCTGAACGAGCAGGATCTCTACCCGCACGTGCTGGTGCGCATCGACGAGGTACAGAACGATCCGCGCGCGATGGCCGCCTTGCTCAGCGGGGTGTTCGGCGCCGAGCTGCCGACGGCCCAGCACATCGGCCCGCCGCGTCTGCCCAGCGGTCACTGGCGTGCGTACCGCGAGGCGATGTCGTCGGCCATCGAGCTGCTGACGCCGGTTGCGGTTCGTTTGGGTTATCCGGAAGCGTGA
- a CDS encoding META and DUF4377 domain-containing protein codes for MNRKLILSLPLMLLAACSENPAPAGNADDLARAPAAAAALKTAAHLQAQRLQGQHWLLKDATTAEGKRIDALFAQTDKPVTLDFTDGRLAVSNTCNRMSGGYTLADGTLTFQQMASTRMACEPAVMALDEALSSRLQGAVKAEVADNGELTLRPANGDVLVFLPEASAETRYGGPGETVFFEVAAQTKPCPHPLIKDKQCLQVREVRFDDQGVKQGEPGAFENFYDGIEGYTHEAGIRNVLRVKRFKIDNPPADASSQAYVLDMVVESADEK; via the coding sequence ATGAACCGCAAGCTGATCCTGTCCCTCCCCCTGATGCTGCTGGCTGCCTGCAGCGAGAACCCGGCGCCGGCCGGCAACGCCGACGACCTGGCGCGCGCGCCGGCCGCTGCGGCCGCACTGAAGACGGCGGCGCACCTGCAGGCGCAGCGCCTGCAGGGCCAGCACTGGCTATTGAAGGACGCCACCACCGCGGAAGGCAAGCGCATCGACGCCCTGTTTGCGCAGACCGACAAGCCGGTCACGCTCGACTTCACCGACGGTCGCCTGGCGGTGTCCAACACCTGCAATCGCATGAGCGGTGGCTACACCCTGGCCGATGGCACGCTGACCTTCCAGCAGATGGCGTCCACGCGCATGGCCTGCGAACCGGCCGTGATGGCACTGGATGAAGCGCTGAGCAGCCGGCTGCAAGGAGCAGTGAAAGCCGAGGTCGCCGACAATGGCGAGCTGACCCTGCGCCCGGCGAACGGCGATGTGCTGGTCTTCCTGCCCGAGGCCAGCGCGGAGACCCGCTACGGTGGCCCGGGTGAGACGGTGTTCTTCGAAGTGGCAGCGCAGACCAAGCCGTGCCCGCACCCGCTGATCAAGGACAAGCAGTGCCTGCAGGTACGCGAAGTACGCTTCGACGACCAGGGCGTGAAGCAGGGCGAGCCGGGTGCGTTCGAGAACTTCTACGACGGCATCGAGGGGTACACGCACGAAGCGGGCATCCGCAACGTGCTGCGCGTGAAGCGCTTCAAGATCGACAACCCGCCCGCCGACGCCTCGTCGCAGGCGTACGTGCTGGACATGGTGGTGGAGTCGGCGGACGAGAAGTAA
- a CDS encoding P-II family nitrogen regulator — protein MKLISAIIRPFKLDEVREALSDAGVSGITVTEVKGFGRQKGHTELYRGAEYVVDFLPKIKIETVVTDERTDAVIEAIQNAAGTGKIGDGKIFVTPVDQVIRIRTGEIGADAL, from the coding sequence ATGAAACTGATCTCCGCCATCATCCGACCGTTCAAGCTCGACGAGGTCCGCGAGGCCCTCTCCGACGCAGGCGTGTCGGGCATCACCGTGACCGAAGTAAAAGGTTTCGGTCGCCAGAAGGGGCACACCGAGCTGTACCGCGGCGCTGAGTATGTCGTCGACTTCCTGCCCAAGATCAAGATCGAAACCGTGGTGACCGACGAGCGCACCGACGCGGTGATCGAAGCGATCCAGAACGCGGCAGGCACTGGAAAGATCGGCGACGGCAAGATCTTCGTCACCCCTGTCGACCAGGTCATCCGCATCCGCACCGGCGAAATCGGCGCTGACGCGCTGTAA
- a CDS encoding metallophosphoesterase, with amino-acid sequence MKPLTARAHHLAVALLISLAPASACAADQSFLVHSDTQYQWSDDGRNRDPMATLTAQSKAIALWLARQPKAAPVFLNGDVTAYGHGDEWEVMLRDLGHRLIPNRYWGLGNHDYDNNIRLPDGSGCFNNGCARDSIYHLDAATKHWDLDAFDYRTRDDGLFRYHDGSLAYSKTIGDITFIQLHNHYAYQDEFKSTVGLRNYVFRITPSLHWLGGVLEKANAAGKFVVINMHRPPLGFGSGPEAEAARAQFKKLVTDHRVLAIFHGHTHVAGIEEPIGDTPVFNSGASFRKTFLTADLDLRANQLTVYQANDNKVSRTPLQTVQLTKVFAPEVVLRPTPLGEPALLFSFGNTRRDLRVGWIKVKLSGESTEREGPPNQQMNGLTPKHDYNYVLTAYDARGGQVLATFTGSFNSGNAQYPPTDLCLGKWDVDQGHLTLHWERPLNFPAVHYSFVEGYSVDSGEWFRFRSPNDTNQGSTEQTIYYTDRGIADPTRLNYAVYYWSSSRGHTPAALLRGEDFFKGAGCLPK; translated from the coding sequence ATGAAGCCTCTCACCGCGCGAGCGCATCACCTTGCCGTTGCGCTGCTCATCTCGCTTGCCCCCGCATCCGCGTGTGCGGCGGATCAGTCTTTCCTGGTCCACTCCGATACCCAGTACCAATGGTCTGACGATGGCAGAAACCGTGACCCGATGGCCACCCTTACGGCGCAGAGCAAAGCAATTGCCCTGTGGCTGGCGCGACAGCCGAAGGCCGCGCCTGTATTTCTCAATGGTGACGTCACCGCCTATGGGCATGGCGACGAGTGGGAGGTCATGCTCCGCGACCTCGGCCACCGATTGATCCCGAACCGCTACTGGGGCTTGGGCAACCACGACTACGACAACAACATCAGGTTGCCCGACGGCTCGGGCTGCTTCAACAACGGGTGCGCGCGCGACTCGATCTACCACCTCGACGCGGCAACGAAGCACTGGGATCTCGATGCGTTCGACTACAGAACCCGCGATGACGGGTTGTTTCGCTATCACGACGGTAGCTTGGCCTACAGCAAGACCATCGGCGACATCACCTTCATCCAACTGCACAACCATTACGCGTACCAGGACGAGTTCAAGAGCACCGTAGGCCTGCGCAACTATGTTTTCAGGATCACCCCCTCGCTGCATTGGTTGGGTGGCGTGCTTGAAAAAGCGAACGCGGCAGGGAAATTCGTCGTCATCAACATGCACCGTCCGCCCCTGGGGTTTGGCAGTGGCCCCGAAGCAGAGGCAGCACGGGCGCAGTTCAAAAAACTTGTCACGGATCATCGGGTGCTCGCGATATTCCATGGCCACACCCATGTCGCGGGGATAGAAGAGCCTATTGGTGATACGCCTGTGTTCAATTCCGGTGCGTCGTTCCGCAAGACCTTCCTGACCGCAGACCTGGATCTGCGCGCCAACCAACTGACGGTGTATCAGGCAAACGACAACAAGGTGTCCCGGACCCCCTTGCAGACAGTGCAACTGACGAAGGTGTTCGCCCCTGAGGTGGTGCTGAGGCCCACGCCCCTTGGAGAGCCGGCCCTGCTCTTTTCCTTCGGTAATACGCGTAGGGATCTGCGCGTCGGCTGGATCAAGGTGAAGCTGAGCGGAGAAAGTACAGAGCGGGAAGGGCCCCCGAACCAGCAGATGAACGGGCTGACGCCCAAGCACGATTACAACTACGTGCTCACGGCGTATGACGCCCGGGGTGGGCAGGTGCTGGCGACATTCACCGGCAGCTTCAACTCCGGTAACGCCCAGTATCCGCCGACCGATCTCTGCTTGGGGAAATGGGACGTGGACCAAGGCCATCTCACGCTGCACTGGGAGCGCCCATTGAACTTTCCGGCCGTCCATTACAGCTTCGTGGAAGGCTACAGCGTGGACAGCGGCGAATGGTTCCGATTCCGCAGCCCCAACGACACGAACCAAGGCAGTACGGAGCAGACCATCTACTACACAGATCGCGGTATCGCCGATCCGACGCGGCTGAACTACGCGGTCTATTACTGGTCTTCATCCCGGGGCCACACCCCTGCGGCCCTGCTCCGGGGTGAGGACTTCTTCAAGGGTGCTGGCTGTCTGCCGAAATGA
- a CDS encoding alpha/beta fold hydrolase — protein MLSSSKLRLRRGQELLAATGARHEELIVDAGEGVRLQAWHSTIEGRPARGMALLLHGWEGSAESSYMRMTAARMLAEGFDVVRLNFRDHGNTHHLNPGIFHSNRIEEVVCAAADIARRWPDLPLVAAGYSLGGNFVLRLALRAPDAGIPLQRIASVCPVLDPGLTMDSIENGPAMYDWYFRRKWAGSLRRKRDLYPDLSDWDERVLRLDIRALTAWLVEHHTDYGSLQAYFDGYSIAGERLAGLQVPADILMAKDDPVIPFVTFNDWHLPRLARLETAEWGGHCGFLENWRGDGFSERWVAQHLAQAALPV, from the coding sequence ATGCTCAGCTCCAGCAAATTGCGCCTGCGCCGTGGCCAGGAACTGCTGGCCGCTACCGGCGCGCGTCATGAAGAGCTGATCGTCGACGCGGGCGAGGGCGTCCGCCTGCAGGCCTGGCACAGCACGATCGAGGGCCGCCCGGCACGGGGCATGGCGCTGCTGCTGCATGGCTGGGAAGGCAGTGCCGAGTCCAGTTACATGCGCATGACGGCAGCCCGCATGCTGGCCGAGGGCTTCGATGTGGTGCGGCTGAACTTCCGCGACCACGGCAACACCCACCATCTCAATCCGGGCATCTTCCACTCCAACCGCATCGAGGAAGTGGTCTGTGCCGCAGCGGACATCGCCCGCCGCTGGCCGGATCTTCCGCTCGTTGCCGCGGGCTATTCGTTGGGCGGCAATTTCGTGCTGCGTCTGGCCCTGCGCGCGCCGGATGCCGGTATTCCGCTGCAACGCATCGCGTCGGTGTGCCCCGTGCTGGATCCTGGCCTGACCATGGACAGCATCGAAAACGGTCCGGCGATGTATGACTGGTACTTCCGCCGCAAATGGGCCGGATCGCTGCGTCGCAAGCGGGATCTGTATCCCGACCTGAGCGACTGGGACGAGCGCGTGCTGCGGCTGGATATACGCGCACTGACCGCCTGGCTGGTGGAGCACCACACCGATTACGGGTCACTGCAGGCGTACTTCGACGGCTACTCGATCGCGGGCGAACGCTTGGCGGGCCTGCAGGTGCCCGCCGATATCCTGATGGCCAAGGACGATCCGGTGATTCCCTTCGTTACCTTCAACGACTGGCACCTGCCGCGTTTGGCGCGCCTGGAAACCGCCGAGTGGGGCGGACATTGCGGGTTCCTGGAAAACTGGCGCGGTGACGGGTTCTCCGAACGCTGGGTCGCCCAGCACCTGGCACAGGCCGCGCTGCCGGTCTGA
- a CDS encoding YbhB/YbcL family Raf kinase inhibitor-like protein, which yields MKLSSNSLRDGAPIDREFAAGDAQGFAPDRNPHLAWSEVPDGVRSFALVCVDPDVPTVPDTVGRTDMTIPRDQPRCDFVHWVMADIAPDVRELAAGSCSDGFVVKGKAYPAGPAGSRQGLNDFTGWFAGNPDMAGAYLGYDGPYPPFNDERLHRYFFRVFALDVATLDLPTPFTAGDLHRAMQGHVLAEATLHGTYTLNPAL from the coding sequence ATGAAACTGAGCAGCAACAGCCTGCGCGACGGCGCACCGATCGACCGCGAATTCGCCGCCGGCGACGCGCAGGGGTTCGCCCCGGACCGCAATCCGCATCTGGCATGGAGCGAGGTGCCGGACGGCGTCCGTTCGTTTGCCCTGGTCTGCGTGGATCCGGACGTGCCGACCGTGCCGGACACGGTCGGACGCACGGACATGACCATTCCGCGCGACCAGCCGCGCTGCGATTTCGTGCACTGGGTGATGGCGGATATCGCGCCCGACGTGCGCGAACTGGCCGCAGGCAGCTGCAGCGACGGCTTCGTGGTGAAGGGCAAGGCCTATCCGGCCGGCCCGGCCGGTAGTCGGCAGGGACTCAACGATTTCACCGGCTGGTTTGCCGGCAACCCGGACATGGCCGGTGCCTATCTGGGCTACGACGGCCCGTATCCGCCGTTCAATGATGAGCGCCTGCATCGCTACTTCTTCAGAGTGTTCGCCCTGGATGTTGCGACGCTTGACCTTCCGACGCCGTTCACGGCAGGCGACCTGCATCGTGCGATGCAGGGTCACGTGCTGGCGGAAGCCACGTTGCATGGCACGTATACGTTGAACCCCGCACTGTAA
- a CDS encoding undecaprenyl-diphosphate phosphatase translates to MSDLLSALLLGILEGVTEFLPISSTGHLLIAQHWLGARSDFFNIIIQAGAILAITLVFRQRLWTLATGLHQRENRDYVMKLGAAFLVTAVLGLPVRLAGWELPETVSPVAWALIIGGIWMLLVEAYTARLPDRDQVTWTVAIGVGIAQVVAGVFPGTSRSASAIFLAMLLGLSRRAAATEFVFLVGIPTMFAASAYAFLELAKEGKLATENWTDVSVAFIAAVITGFVVVKWLLGYIKSHRFTAFAIYRIALGAALLLWLPAGN, encoded by the coding sequence ATGTCCGACCTGCTCTCCGCCCTGCTGCTGGGCATCCTCGAAGGCGTTACCGAATTCCTGCCCATCTCCAGCACCGGGCATCTGCTGATCGCCCAGCACTGGCTGGGTGCACGCTCGGATTTCTTCAACATCATCATCCAGGCCGGCGCGATCCTGGCCATCACGCTGGTGTTCCGCCAGCGCCTGTGGACCCTGGCCACTGGCCTGCACCAGCGTGAGAACCGCGACTATGTGATGAAGCTCGGCGCGGCGTTCCTGGTCACCGCGGTGCTGGGCCTGCCGGTCCGCCTGGCCGGTTGGGAACTGCCCGAGACGGTGAGCCCGGTCGCGTGGGCGCTGATCATCGGCGGCATCTGGATGCTGTTGGTGGAGGCGTATACCGCCCGCCTGCCTGATCGCGATCAGGTGACGTGGACGGTGGCCATCGGCGTGGGCATCGCGCAGGTAGTGGCGGGCGTATTTCCGGGCACGTCGCGCTCGGCATCGGCGATCTTCCTGGCGATGCTGCTCGGCCTGAGCCGTCGAGCCGCCGCCACCGAGTTCGTGTTCCTGGTCGGCATCCCGACCATGTTCGCCGCCAGCGCGTACGCGTTCCTGGAGCTGGCCAAGGAGGGCAAGCTGGCCACTGAAAACTGGACCGATGTCAGCGTGGCCTTCATTGCGGCCGTGATCACCGGCTTCGTGGTGGTGAAGTGGCTGCTGGGCTACATCAAGTCGCACAGGTTCACCGCGTTTGCGATCTATCGCATCGCGCTGGGTGCGGCGCTGCTGCTGTGGTTGCCGGCCGGCAACTGA
- a CDS encoding N-acetylmuramoyl-L-alanine amidase gives MTLIRRSALLLSCALLAACSGAPVEERNPLATWVPSSNHNARMPVVIVLHHTDQHSVQQSLDTLRSANSGGKVSAHYLIGADGARYQLVADDRRAWHAGPGRWGTITDLNSASIGIELDNDGDTPFSEAQIQSLIVLLQDLSTRLRIPPSQVIGHADLAPSRKQGPSRFFPWQQLAQAGFGVWPRDSDGMPPAGFDAWQALATFGYPLDDRDAAARAFHRRFRGSDDLPAVLDTEDARILHSLQQQATTR, from the coding sequence ATGACCCTCATCCGCCGATCCGCCCTGTTGCTTTCCTGTGCCCTGCTGGCCGCCTGTTCCGGGGCACCGGTGGAAGAGCGCAATCCGCTGGCCACGTGGGTGCCATCGAGCAACCACAACGCCCGCATGCCGGTGGTCATCGTGCTGCACCACACCGACCAGCACTCGGTGCAGCAGAGCCTGGATACGCTGCGCAGCGCCAACAGCGGCGGCAAGGTCAGTGCCCATTACCTGATCGGCGCCGACGGTGCGCGCTATCAACTGGTGGCCGACGATCGCCGCGCCTGGCACGCAGGTCCCGGGCGCTGGGGCACCATCACCGACCTCAACTCGGCCTCCATCGGCATCGAGCTGGACAACGACGGTGATACGCCTTTCAGCGAGGCGCAGATCCAGTCGCTGATCGTGCTGCTGCAGGACCTGAGTACCCGCCTGCGCATTCCGCCGTCGCAGGTGATCGGCCATGCCGACCTGGCACCGTCGCGCAAACAGGGTCCGAGCCGCTTCTTCCCGTGGCAGCAACTGGCGCAGGCCGGCTTCGGTGTGTGGCCGCGTGACAGCGACGGCATGCCGCCTGCCGGCTTCGACGCCTGGCAGGCGCTGGCCACCTTCGGCTATCCGCTGGACGACCGTGATGCGGCAGCACGCGCCTTTCATCGCCGCTTCCGCGGCAGCGATGACTTGCCGGCCGTGCTCGACACCGAAGACGCCCGCATCCTGCACTCCCTGCAGCAGCAGGCCACGACCCGGTAG
- the glnA gene encoding type I glutamate--ammonia ligase, with protein MSVENVEKLVKDNQIEFVDLRFVDMRGIEQHVTFPVSIIEASLFEEGKMFDGSSIAGWKGINESDMVLLPDPSSAYVDPFYADPTIVISCDILDPATMQPYGRCPRGIAKRAEAFLKSSGIAEQAFFGPEPEFFIFDSVRFANDMGHTFFQVDSEEAAWNSGAKYDGANSGYRPGVKGGYFPVPPTDSLHDLRAEMCKTLEQVGIEVEVQHHEVATAGQCEIGTKFSTLVQKADELLRMKYVIKNVAHRNGKTATFMPKPIVGDNGSGMHVHQSLSKGGTNLFSGEGYGGLSQMALWYIGGIFKHAKAINAFANAGTNSYKRLVPGFEAPVMLAYSARNRSASCRIPFVTNPKARRIEMRFPDPIQSGYLTFTVLMMAGLDGIKNQIDPGAPSDKDLYDLPPEEEKLIPQVCSSLDQALEALDKDREFLKAGGVMDDDFIDGYIALKMQEVTKFRAATHPLEYQLYYAS; from the coding sequence ATGTCCGTTGAAAACGTTGAGAAGCTGGTCAAGGACAACCAGATCGAGTTCGTCGATCTGCGTTTCGTCGACATGCGCGGCATCGAGCAGCACGTCACGTTCCCGGTCAGCATCATCGAAGCGTCGCTGTTCGAAGAAGGCAAGATGTTCGACGGCAGCTCCATCGCCGGCTGGAAAGGCATCAATGAATCGGACATGGTCCTGCTGCCGGATCCGTCCAGCGCCTATGTCGATCCGTTCTACGCTGATCCGACCATCGTCATCAGCTGCGACATCCTGGACCCGGCCACCATGCAGCCGTACGGCCGCTGCCCGCGCGGCATCGCCAAGCGCGCCGAAGCCTTCCTGAAGTCCAGCGGCATCGCCGAGCAGGCCTTCTTCGGTCCGGAGCCGGAGTTCTTCATCTTCGATTCGGTGCGCTTCGCCAACGACATGGGCCACACCTTCTTCCAGGTCGATTCCGAGGAAGCGGCATGGAACAGCGGCGCGAAGTACGACGGCGCCAACAGCGGCTACCGTCCGGGCGTCAAGGGCGGCTACTTCCCGGTGCCGCCGACCGATTCGCTGCACGACCTGCGCGCGGAAATGTGCAAGACGCTGGAGCAGGTCGGCATCGAAGTCGAAGTGCAGCACCACGAAGTCGCCACCGCCGGCCAGTGCGAAATCGGCACCAAGTTCAGCACCCTGGTGCAGAAGGCCGATGAGCTGCTGCGCATGAAGTACGTGATCAAGAACGTGGCGCACCGCAACGGCAAGACCGCCACCTTCATGCCCAAGCCGATCGTCGGCGACAACGGCAGCGGCATGCACGTGCACCAGTCGCTGTCCAAGGGCGGCACCAACCTGTTCTCCGGTGAAGGCTACGGCGGCCTGAGCCAGATGGCGCTCTGGTACATCGGTGGAATCTTCAAGCACGCCAAGGCCATCAACGCCTTCGCCAACGCAGGCACCAACAGCTACAAGCGCCTGGTGCCGGGCTTCGAAGCACCGGTGATGCTGGCCTATTCGGCACGCAACCGTTCGGCCTCGTGCCGCATTCCGTTCGTGACCAATCCGAAGGCGCGTCGCATTGAAATGCGCTTCCCCGATCCGATCCAGTCCGGCTACCTGACCTTCACCGTGTTGATGATGGCCGGCCTGGATGGCATCAAGAACCAGATCGACCCCGGCGCACCGAGCGACAAGGATCTGTACGACCTGCCGCCGGAAGAAGAGAAGCTGATCCCGCAGGTCTGTTCCTCGCTGGACCAGGCGCTGGAAGCGCTGGACAAGGACCGCGAGTTCCTGAAGGCCGGCGGCGTGATGGATGACGATTTCATCGACGGCTACATCGCGCTGAAGATGCAGGAAGTCACCAAGTTCCGTGCGGCGACCCATCCGCTGGAATACCAGTTGTATTACGCCAGCTGA